The Chlorocebus sabaeus isolate Y175 chromosome 6, mChlSab1.0.hap1, whole genome shotgun sequence genome has a segment encoding these proteins:
- the LOC103234353 gene encoding olfactory receptor 7E24-like codes for MYLVTVLGNLLIILAVGSDSHLHTPMYFFLSNLSLADIGFTSTTVPKVIVDIQSHSSVISYVGCLTQVSLFTLFGCMEDMLLAVMAYDRFVAICHPLHYPVIMNPRLCGFLVLVSFLLSLVESQLHNFTVLQFTCFKDADISSFFCDPSQLLSLACSDTFLNNIVVYFGASIFGFLPISGVLFSYYKIISSILRVSSLGGRYKVFSTCGSHLTVVCLFYGTGLGMYLSSAVSPSPRKAAVASVMYTVVSPMLNPFIYSLRNRDIKKALWKLQNRTV; via the coding sequence ATGTACCTGGTCACGGTGCTGGGGAACCTGCTCATCATCCTGGCCGTTGGCTCTGACTCCCACCTCCACAcccccatgtacttcttcctctCCAACCTGTCCTTGGCTGACATCGGTTTTACCTCCACCACCGTCCCCAAGGTGATTGTGGACATCCAGTCTCACAGCAGCGTCATCTCCTATGTGGGCTGCCTGACTCAGGTGTCTCTTTTTACCCTTTTTGGATGTATGGAAGACATGCTTCTGGCTGTGATGGCCTATGACCGGTTTGTGGCCATCTGTCACCCCCTGCACTACCCAGTCATCATGAACCCACGCCTCTGTGGCTTCTTAGTTTTGGTGTCTTTTCTTCTTAGCCTGGTGGAATCCCAGCTGCACAATTTCACTGTGTTACAATTCACCTGCTTCAAGGATGCGGACATCTCGTCTTTCTTCTGTGACCCTTCTCAACTCCTCAGCCTTGCCTGTTCTGACACCTTCCTCAACAACATAGTCGTGTATTTCGGTGCTTCCATATTTGGGTTTCTTCCTATTTCTGGGGTCCTCTTCTCCTACTATAAAATTATTTCCTCCATTTTGAGAGTTTCATCATTAGGTGGGAGATATAAAGTCTTCTCCACCTGTGGCTCTCACCTGACagttgtttgcttattttatggAACAGGCCTTGGCATGTATCTCAGTTCAGCTGTGTCACCTTCTCCCAGGAAGGCTGCGGTGGCCTCAGTGATGTACACTGTAGTCAGCCCCATGCTGAACCCCTTCATCTACAGCCTGAGAAATAGGGACATTAAAAAGGCCCTGTGGAAACTGCAAAACAGGACAGTCTAG